From Phaeocystidibacter marisrubri, the proteins below share one genomic window:
- a CDS encoding pyruvate dehydrogenase complex dihydrolipoamide acetyltransferase, which translates to MAVVINMPRLSDTMEEGVVAKWHVKVGDQVNEGDLLAEIETDKATMDFEAFPGQEGKLLYIGVQEGETAPVDNILCILGSDSDDVDAILNEQGGSSAKEEKAEPAEAEKSGEKETPSPAPVATDSSDSRVKASPLAKKMAEEKGISLSQVSGSGEGGRIVKRDIDSFVPSSSSSTSTSSNSFAVSEGYTDIPVTQMRKTIARRLAESKFTAPHFYLTIEIDMDNAVATRKRINDRGDVKVSFNDLVIKAAAVALTKHPAVNSSWMGDSIRQYDHVNIGVAVAVEEGLLVPVVRHANAKGLVQISAEVRESAQKAKDKKLQPSDWEGNTFTISNLGMFGIEEFTAIVNPPDSCIMAVGGIRQVPVVKDGQVVPGNVMKVTLSCDHRVVDGAKGAAFLQTFKQMMEEPVSMLL; encoded by the coding sequence ATGGCAGTAGTGATTAATATGCCTCGCTTGAGCGACACCATGGAAGAAGGGGTGGTTGCAAAGTGGCATGTGAAAGTTGGAGATCAAGTTAATGAAGGCGACTTGTTGGCGGAAATTGAAACCGACAAGGCAACGATGGATTTTGAAGCATTCCCGGGTCAAGAGGGGAAATTGCTCTACATCGGCGTTCAAGAAGGCGAGACAGCTCCGGTTGACAATATTCTTTGTATCCTCGGATCGGATTCAGATGATGTAGACGCCATCCTCAATGAGCAAGGTGGATCATCAGCAAAAGAAGAAAAGGCGGAACCCGCTGAAGCTGAAAAGTCAGGTGAAAAAGAGACTCCGAGTCCAGCTCCTGTTGCTACCGATTCATCCGACTCTCGTGTGAAAGCTTCACCATTGGCAAAGAAAATGGCAGAAGAGAAAGGTATTTCTCTGAGCCAAGTTTCGGGATCGGGTGAAGGCGGTAGAATTGTAAAGCGCGACATCGACAGCTTTGTTCCAAGTTCGTCTTCTTCTACTTCTACGAGTTCTAACTCTTTCGCAGTTTCTGAAGGATATACAGATATTCCGGTTACCCAAATGCGCAAGACGATTGCTCGTCGCCTAGCTGAGAGTAAGTTTACTGCTCCACATTTCTACCTCACTATTGAGATTGATATGGACAATGCTGTAGCTACTCGCAAGCGCATCAATGACAGAGGAGACGTTAAAGTTTCTTTCAATGACTTGGTGATCAAAGCTGCGGCCGTTGCACTTACAAAACACCCTGCGGTTAACTCTAGCTGGATGGGAGATTCCATTCGTCAGTACGACCACGTGAATATCGGAGTCGCAGTAGCTGTAGAAGAAGGTCTATTGGTTCCAGTAGTTCGTCACGCCAATGCAAAAGGTCTGGTTCAGATCTCTGCAGAAGTTCGCGAATCTGCTCAAAAGGCAAAAGACAAAAAACTGCAACCTTCAGATTGGGAAGGAAACACCTTTACCATTTCCAACTTGGGTATGTTTGGAATTGAAGAATTCACTGCCATTGTGAATCCTCCTGATTCTTGTATCATGGCCGTTGGTGGGATTCGTCAAGTGCCAGTGGTTAAGGATGGTCAAGTAGTTCCAGGCAATGTGATGAAAGTGACACTATCATGTGATCACCGCGTTGTTGACGGAGCGAAAGGAGCTGCATTCTTGCAGACGTTTAAGCAAATGATGGAGGAGCCTGTTTCAATGCTTCTCTAA
- the pdhA gene encoding pyruvate dehydrogenase (acetyl-transferring) E1 component subunit alpha, with the protein MAKKKLTKEVYLKWYEDMLFWRKFEDMAAALYIQQKIRGFLHLYNGQEAVLAGALLAMEQGDKMITAYRNHVQPIGLGVDPRKIMAELMGKVDGTSRGKGGSMHMFSKEHHFYGGHGIVGGQIPLGAGLAFADKYKGDNNVTLCYMGDGAVRQGSFHETMNLAMLWNLPVIFIIENNGYAMGTSVARTANHTDIYKLGLGYEMPCKPVEGMDPKVVYEEMQEAIDRAKSGGGPTLLEIRTYRYKGHSMSDAQHYRTKDEVAEYQKIDPIITVKDVIEKKKWATEDDFAEIEQRVKDLVKECVDFADASPFPEAHELWEGIYVQEDYPFITE; encoded by the coding sequence ATGGCTAAGAAGAAGCTCACAAAAGAGGTATACCTCAAGTGGTATGAAGACATGCTCTTCTGGAGAAAGTTTGAAGACATGGCGGCTGCCTTGTATATTCAACAGAAGATTCGTGGTTTCCTACACCTCTACAATGGACAAGAGGCCGTTTTGGCCGGTGCCCTCCTCGCAATGGAGCAGGGAGATAAGATGATTACGGCATACCGTAACCACGTTCAGCCTATCGGTTTGGGTGTTGACCCACGCAAGATTATGGCTGAATTGATGGGTAAGGTTGACGGAACATCACGTGGTAAGGGTGGTTCAATGCACATGTTTAGCAAAGAACATCACTTCTACGGTGGTCACGGTATTGTAGGTGGTCAGATTCCACTTGGTGCAGGTTTGGCGTTTGCCGACAAGTACAAAGGAGACAACAATGTCACGCTGTGTTACATGGGTGACGGTGCTGTTCGTCAGGGTTCTTTCCACGAGACCATGAACTTGGCGATGTTGTGGAACCTACCTGTTATTTTCATCATTGAGAACAATGGTTATGCAATGGGTACTTCCGTTGCAAGAACAGCAAACCACACGGATATCTACAAGTTGGGCTTAGGCTATGAAATGCCATGTAAGCCAGTAGAAGGTATGGATCCAAAAGTGGTATACGAGGAAATGCAAGAGGCTATCGATCGTGCAAAGAGCGGTGGTGGACCAACCCTCTTGGAGATCCGTACCTACAGATATAAAGGTCACTCTATGAGTGATGCTCAGCACTACCGTACCAAAGACGAGGTGGCTGAGTACCAGAAAATCGACCCAATCATCACGGTGAAAGATGTCATCGAGAAGAAGAAGTGGGCAACAGAAGATGATTTTGCAGAAATCGAACAACGCGTTAAAGACCTCGTGAAGGAATGTGTTGATTTCGCGGATGCATCTCCATTCCCAGAAGCACATGAACTTTGGGAGGGAATTTACGTTCAGGAAGATTATCCGTTCATTACCGAATAA